Genomic window (Nitrospinota bacterium):
CCAAAGAGGTCATGAATCTTCGAGCATTAGCAAACTCTCTAAAAGAGGCAACATGAAGTACATACGGATAGTGTTTATCCGCTGAAAATATCAGCGATTCATCTTTTTCTTTTATTTCTTTTTTTATTGCAATCTTTTCTACTTTATCTTTCTTAAATTTATCCTTTTTCTCAATTTCTCTTTTTTCTGTTTTTTCTTCTTTTATTGCTTCTGGAGGTTTAGCGATCTTTTCGTCTTCTCTTAAAGGACCAATATCTTTTTCTTTGGGTTTTTCTGGTTCGATCAGGGTGGTTAGCTTAACTTCTTTTAAGGGGAGAAGAAAATTAATATATGCCCATATACCAGCACCACCAATAAAAACAATTAAAAGCAAAGATAATATGACATAAAAGATTTTTATCTTATTTTTATTATTATTTTCAGCGGTTTTTGATTTCTTTGGTTTTTCTCTCTTAAACCTAATCCCAGGGCCTCTATGAATAAGATTTACATTTTTCATTTTCAAAACTTACTTTTTTGAAAAGGTTGTTATATGTTTTACAACACCTTTATTATTCATGAATATAATAACATTTTTGCCTATTTCCTTTATACTATCGTAAATCAAGATTTCTTCTGCTTCTTTTGACCAGAATAGTTTATCAGGCTTCCCATAATTTGCTATGAGATAAGCCTTTGTGGTTTTACCGATTGTTATTTCCTTTTTCTCAGGCTCCTCTTTTTTTGCAATCTTATTCTTTTTTTTCTTCTCCTCATTTCCCTTTTTTTCTAAGGCCTTTTCTTTTTTAATCTTCTCCTTGTCCTTTTTTTTAGCGATTTTCACCTTTTTACTTTCGGAGGATTTTTTGGCAGATTTAGCACCCCCACACCCATGAAGCAATGAAATAGCTATGATTAATGAAATAAGCCAGAAGAAATATCTGATATATAATTTTCGAAACATAAAATAATTAATTTAAATTAAAGCAAAGTTAAGAGATTTTAAATAAAATATTTTCAACAATCAAGTAATTTTTAGAATTCTTTATGAGTTCTTTATATCTATGTGAGGCTAAAATAGCTAATATCTGATTAAATTGGAATAGAAATTTTTTAAAATTTTTCTGTAGAGCCTTTTGAGGAGAATTAGTGATAATTGAAGGCATAGAATTAAATGTCTTGCCAAAATCTTCCTATTTATTTGAAAAAGATCTGAGAGAATTCTTATAAAACTATTGATAAATATATAGAAGTAGGATAATATGGTTTCATTTTGGAGGGAGAAAAATTGTCAAAGATCAATGAGCTTCGTGAAAAGATCAATAAAATTGATGAGAAGATATTAGATCTTCTCAACAAAAGGGCAAGGGGTGCCATAGAAATTGGAGAGAACAAAAAGAGGCTAAAAACGAATTTTCATGTTCCTGAAAGGGAGAGGGAGATATATTCCAGGCTGGAGCGGCTTAACAAGGGTCTTTTCCCCAAAGAATCTCTAAAGTCTGTTTTCAGAGAAATTCTTTCAGCCACACTTTCATTAGAGATGCCCTTAAACATATCTTATCTGGGTCCTCAGGCAACCTTCACTCATCTTGCCTGCTTACAAAAGTTTGGATTTTCCGCACATTATATCTCCTTAAATAGTATTGATGAGGTTTTTAATGATGTGGAAAGGGGAAGGTCAACATATGGGGTTGTTCCTATAGAAAATTCTATAGAAGGGGTTGTAAATCACACCCTTGATATGTTTATTGAATCAAATCTTAATATATGTGCTGAGATATCCCAGGAGATTTCTCATAATATGCTTTCTCTGGAGGATAATCTGGAATCTATCCAAAAGATATATTCACATCCCCATGCCTTGGCCCAATGTAAAGTTTGGTTGGAGAACAATATGCCAAAAACACCTCTTCATGAGGTTTCCAGCACAGCAAAGGCAGCAGAAATGGCTTCTAAAGAGCGTAATACAGGAGCTATAGCAAGTGAGGCCGCAGCCTTTTTATATGATTTGAAAATCGTTACAAAAAGAATAGAGGATAATATAAATAATTTCACAAGATTTCTTGTAATTGGGAAGGAGCCCGTAAAGAGAACGGGAAATGATAAGACTTCGATTTTTTTCTCTATAAAAGATAGGGTAGGTGCTCTCTATGAAGTATTGGGTACTTTTTCAATAAATAAGATAAATTTAACCAAGATAGAATCTAGGCCATCAAGGAAAAAGATCTGGGAGTATATCTTTTTCCTTGATATCGAGGGCCATATAGAGGATAAAAAGATTAAAAAGGCCATAGAAGATTTAAAGGAAAAGAGTCTATTTCTTAAGATATTAGGTTCTTATCCAAAGGGGAGTTAGAATTGAAGGAGCTTGTTGGTAAGCATATAAGGGGATTAATTCCTTATGAACCTGGAAAACCGATTG
Coding sequences:
- a CDS encoding SPOR domain-containing protein gives rise to the protein MKNVNLIHRGPGIRFKREKPKKSKTAENNNKNKIKIFYVILSLLLIVFIGGAGIWAYINFLLPLKEVKLTTLIEPEKPKEKDIGPLREDEKIAKPPEAIKEEKTEKREIEKKDKFKKDKVEKIAIKKEIKEKDESLIFSADKHYPYVLHVASFREFANARRFMTSLVKEGYPAYFGLFNIPKKGSYYRIFIGRFENQKECLNFKSHLKSKKKMKSAYPLKLPYSLGLDTFDSFKSASKRDSELRTMGYSPFIFPFRTKGLEDTVKYKILIGAYSSEKDANKTSKLLSKKGIKNKIIMP
- the pheA gene encoding prephenate dehydratase, giving the protein MSKINELREKINKIDEKILDLLNKRARGAIEIGENKKRLKTNFHVPEREREIYSRLERLNKGLFPKESLKSVFREILSATLSLEMPLNISYLGPQATFTHLACLQKFGFSAHYISLNSIDEVFNDVERGRSTYGVVPIENSIEGVVNHTLDMFIESNLNICAEISQEISHNMLSLEDNLESIQKIYSHPHALAQCKVWLENNMPKTPLHEVSSTAKAAEMASKERNTGAIASEAAAFLYDLKIVTKRIEDNINNFTRFLVIGKEPVKRTGNDKTSIFFSIKDRVGALYEVLGTFSINKINLTKIESRPSRKKIWEYIFFLDIEGHIEDKKIKKAIEDLKEKSLFLKILGSYPKGS